The following are from one region of the Rosistilla carotiformis genome:
- a CDS encoding serine/threonine-protein kinase, with product MSDDAEFDELLGEIFERIEAGSAPSPEEYLQRYPQFADELTEFFRNQAWFAAPALAETLAGDSEPMVAASFVGCEVGPYRLIEEIARGGMGVVYRALQTELNREVAVKLISSGAMASPEELRRFRQEAEAAAQLHHPNIVPIYDVGSWRGQTYFSMTLIEGESLQDWVASRRCTIQQAVVAVREIARAVSYAHRRGIVHRDLKPANILVDGEGKPMLTDFGLAKWHRDGSALTQTGQILGTPNYMSPEQASGSTKIGPSADIYALGAVLYSLLTGQPPHCGESTVEILTKVLGCEPVPPRELNREVSSDLQRICMECLNHDPKERYATAAELADDLDRYLNGDSISAGHSGMFLELARTLRRDQHYEHFRNWGKALVLMGLSIFLAHVAIFVLVRRGHSDWAAYWTPRCYMAVALTAVIYYYRSGTLRARSVAERPIWSIWMGYLVALGTMNAILTLRGTSQVEVFPFASTLAAFGFVALGGHVWGGSYLLGGLFVVNALVSVFIGQWAILSFGACWQLALAVLAYRYRKDAPS from the coding sequence TTGTCCGACGACGCTGAATTTGACGAATTGCTGGGGGAGATCTTTGAAAGGATCGAAGCCGGTTCAGCTCCTTCGCCCGAAGAGTATCTCCAGCGTTATCCGCAGTTTGCCGACGAATTGACCGAGTTCTTTCGCAATCAGGCTTGGTTCGCCGCGCCTGCGTTGGCCGAAACGCTTGCCGGCGATTCCGAGCCGATGGTCGCCGCGTCGTTTGTCGGTTGCGAGGTCGGCCCGTATCGATTGATCGAGGAGATCGCTCGCGGTGGGATGGGAGTCGTCTATCGCGCACTGCAAACGGAACTCAACCGCGAGGTGGCGGTGAAGTTGATCAGCAGCGGCGCGATGGCGTCGCCGGAAGAACTGCGACGATTTCGCCAGGAAGCCGAAGCGGCGGCTCAGTTACATCATCCGAATATCGTGCCGATCTACGACGTCGGCAGCTGGCGCGGGCAGACCTATTTTTCGATGACCTTGATCGAAGGGGAATCGCTGCAGGACTGGGTCGCGTCGCGGCGATGCACGATCCAACAAGCAGTAGTAGCGGTTCGCGAGATCGCCCGCGCGGTCAGCTATGCACATCGCCGCGGGATCGTGCATCGCGATCTGAAGCCGGCGAACATCTTGGTCGATGGCGAGGGGAAGCCGATGCTGACCGATTTCGGATTGGCCAAGTGGCATCGCGACGGATCGGCGCTGACGCAGACCGGCCAGATCTTGGGGACGCCGAACTACATGAGTCCCGAGCAGGCGAGCGGTTCGACGAAGATCGGCCCGTCGGCGGACATCTATGCGTTGGGAGCTGTCCTCTATTCGCTGTTGACCGGCCAGCCTCCTCATTGTGGCGAATCGACTGTCGAGATTTTGACCAAGGTGTTGGGTTGCGAACCGGTTCCGCCGCGCGAACTAAATCGCGAGGTCTCGTCCGATCTGCAGCGGATCTGCATGGAGTGTTTGAACCATGATCCGAAGGAACGCTACGCCACGGCGGCGGAATTAGCCGACGACCTCGATCGCTATCTCAACGGCGATTCGATCTCCGCCGGCCATTCGGGGATGTTCTTGGAGTTGGCTCGCACGCTGCGACGCGACCAGCATTACGAACACTTCCGCAATTGGGGTAAGGCGTTGGTCTTGATGGGGCTGAGTATCTTTCTGGCTCACGTGGCGATCTTCGTGTTGGTTCGCCGCGGCCATTCCGATTGGGCCGCCTACTGGACGCCACGCTGCTACATGGCGGTCGCGCTGACGGCCGTTATCTATTATTACCGCAGCGGGACGTTGCGGGCGCGGAGCGTTGCCGAGCGACCGATCTGGTCGATTTGGATGGGGTACCTTGTCGCCTTGGGAACGATGAATGCGATCCTGACGCTGCGCGGGACCAGCCAAGTCGAGGTCTTTCCGTTTGCATCGACCTTGGCCGCGTTTGGCTTCGTCGCATTGGGAGGCCACGTCTGGGGCGGCAGCTATTTATTGGGCGGCCTGTTTGTCGTCAACGCGCTGGTTTCGGTCTTCATCGGGCAATGGGCGATCTTGTCCTTCGGGGCCTGCTGGCAGCTGGCCCTAGCGGTGTTGGCGTATCGCTACCGCAAAGATGCACCATCGTAA
- a CDS encoding SGNH/GDSL hydrolase family protein produces MLKPFTKYNLRQLVGMCCVLLFTTGWMVAAADDLSADQVGDDSVTIVTLGDSITKGVRSGVTAEQTFAALVEKGLLQNGVKARVVNVGIGGERTDQALKRLDRIVELPAETNSLAANSTMQPDIVTIMYGTNDSYVDKGKATSRITVDAYRDNLQTMVVELLRRGILPVLMTEPRWSEKASVNGVGENPNVRLEPFVVACRETAAKWRVPLIDHFAAWTEAGDAGTNLHQWTTDGCHPNPTGHQELADLMLPVLQQAVGPELKTRQKLAAGKNVRVVCFGDSVTGVYYHTGSRRAYTDMLGIALRQAAPQANIEMINAGISGHTTENALARIDRDVIAHQPDLVTVMFGLNDMTRVPLEKYRENLKAIVQKCQAAGSEVVLATPNNVITTADRPTEKLIQYCDVIRHVGSELNVHVCDVYRELDAVREDAAFEWRLLMSDPIHPNMAGHKRIATCLAQSITRQRQSLDDVPAPANPVDRTLESLSEGKPVRILAMPPFDKSIAPALRTFYPDAEITVDAWPTEKLTLAEIEASAKGRVRSLKPDLVLISVPRSAASDSDEAFAESYAWIMNWSLNFGSPTWDVVVAHPAVTDLTSELTQRDDLVRRLVNAQDLSLIDRPAGSTATAEEILLQWLQQFAK; encoded by the coding sequence ATGCTTAAACCTTTTACAAAATACAACCTTCGGCAACTTGTTGGCATGTGCTGCGTGCTGCTGTTTACGACCGGCTGGATGGTGGCCGCTGCCGATGATTTGAGTGCTGACCAGGTTGGAGACGATTCCGTCACGATCGTCACGTTAGGCGATTCGATTACGAAAGGGGTGCGATCGGGAGTGACGGCGGAGCAGACGTTTGCCGCACTGGTCGAGAAGGGGCTGCTGCAAAATGGGGTTAAGGCACGCGTTGTTAATGTCGGAATCGGTGGCGAGCGAACCGATCAGGCGCTGAAACGGCTGGATCGGATTGTCGAACTTCCGGCGGAAACGAACTCACTTGCCGCGAACTCCACCATGCAGCCCGATATCGTGACGATCATGTACGGCACCAACGATAGTTATGTGGATAAGGGGAAGGCGACCAGTCGGATCACTGTGGATGCGTATCGCGACAACTTGCAGACGATGGTTGTTGAGCTGCTTCGGCGTGGCATTCTTCCTGTCTTGATGACGGAACCGCGTTGGTCCGAAAAAGCGTCGGTCAATGGTGTTGGTGAGAATCCAAATGTTCGTCTGGAGCCATTTGTGGTTGCCTGTCGTGAAACGGCGGCCAAGTGGCGGGTTCCGTTGATCGATCATTTTGCCGCCTGGACCGAGGCCGGCGACGCTGGTACCAATCTGCACCAATGGACCACCGATGGCTGTCATCCGAATCCGACAGGGCACCAGGAACTTGCGGATTTGATGTTGCCGGTACTGCAGCAGGCGGTGGGGCCCGAACTGAAGACTCGCCAGAAACTGGCCGCAGGAAAAAACGTACGCGTTGTCTGTTTTGGCGACAGCGTAACCGGGGTTTATTATCACACCGGCAGCCGCCGGGCGTATACCGACATGCTGGGGATCGCTCTGCGGCAAGCTGCGCCCCAGGCGAATATCGAAATGATAAACGCAGGGATCAGCGGCCACACCACCGAAAATGCGTTAGCTCGCATCGATCGCGATGTCATCGCTCACCAACCCGATCTGGTCACTGTGATGTTCGGCCTGAACGATATGACGCGAGTGCCACTGGAGAAGTACCGCGAGAATCTGAAGGCGATCGTCCAGAAGTGCCAGGCTGCCGGCAGCGAAGTGGTTCTGGCCACTCCAAATAATGTCATTACCACCGCCGATCGCCCGACGGAAAAGTTGATTCAGTATTGCGACGTCATTCGTCACGTTGGCAGCGAATTGAACGTTCACGTCTGCGATGTGTATCGAGAGTTGGACGCGGTTCGGGAAGATGCGGCGTTCGAATGGCGACTGTTGATGAGCGACCCCATTCACCCGAACATGGCGGGGCACAAGCGGATCGCTACCTGTCTTGCTCAGTCGATCACTCGGCAGCGTCAGTCGCTCGACGATGTTCCTGCTCCGGCGAATCCTGTTGATAGAACTCTAGAGTCGCTGAGCGAAGGGAAGCCGGTTCGAATCCTCGCCATGCCTCCCTTCGACAAATCGATTGCCCCGGCACTTCGGACGTTCTATCCCGACGCTGAAATCACAGTCGATGCGTGGCCGACCGAAAAACTTACGCTTGCCGAAATTGAAGCTTCGGCCAAGGGACGCGTCAGATCGCTAAAGCCCGACCTTGTCCTGATCTCCGTACCTCGCAGCGCAGCGTCTGACAGCGACGAAGCGTTTGCCGAGTCTTACGCATGGATCATGAACTGGTCGTTGAACTTCGGTTCACCGACCTGGGATGTTGTCGTCGCGCATCCTGCGGTGACTGATCTGACTTCGGAGCTTACCCAACGCGACGATTTGGTTCGCCGATTGGTTAATGCCCAGGACCTGTCACTGATCGACCGCCCCGCTGGCAGTACAGCCACTGCGGAGGAAATTCTGCTTCAGTGGCTGCAGCAGTTTGCGAAGTAA
- a CDS encoding LamG domain-containing protein produces the protein MSSPALYLIRRTVPILSIAVAIAMLTSAALAEHEAKVQTPIPSNSKLASALTLHASFDKGLDADFSTGDKICYVRRSGKLLRAEANDDAKLRPEAGRFGGALHFPKKSGFQPTFKDGGVLGYNDDNWSTTVSVWLKLNPDLDLEPGYCDPIQIVGDNGKKGFIFLEFSKDETPRYFRYAIRPLFHIWNPDNVSWADIPFNKRPMVQVDRPPFTREEWTHVVFTLENVNDKSKPQAGRLYINGELQGAIENWDLTFGWDPSQVLLVLGASYVGYMDDLGVFNRVLDQDEVKQLYSLKNGIRDLHPPATK, from the coding sequence ATGAGTAGCCCCGCCCTGTATTTGATTCGACGAACCGTTCCAATCCTCAGCATTGCCGTCGCCATCGCGATGCTAACCTCCGCCGCATTGGCCGAACACGAAGCCAAAGTCCAAACACCGATCCCATCGAACAGCAAACTCGCTTCCGCTCTGACACTGCACGCTTCATTCGACAAGGGCTTGGACGCGGACTTCTCGACCGGCGACAAAATTTGTTACGTCCGGCGAAGCGGAAAGTTGCTTCGCGCCGAAGCGAACGACGACGCAAAGCTTCGTCCTGAGGCTGGACGATTTGGAGGTGCGTTGCATTTCCCAAAGAAGAGCGGTTTTCAGCCAACATTTAAAGACGGTGGTGTCCTTGGTTACAACGACGATAATTGGAGCACCACCGTTTCGGTCTGGTTGAAATTGAATCCAGACTTGGACCTCGAGCCCGGCTACTGCGATCCAATCCAGATCGTTGGCGACAACGGGAAAAAGGGGTTCATCTTCCTTGAGTTCTCAAAAGATGAAACGCCACGTTATTTCCGTTATGCCATTCGCCCGCTGTTCCATATCTGGAATCCTGACAATGTATCCTGGGCGGATATCCCATTTAACAAACGCCCGATGGTGCAAGTCGATCGTCCTCCGTTCACACGTGAGGAATGGACGCACGTTGTATTCACGCTCGAGAACGTCAACGACAAGAGCAAACCACAAGCGGGTCGTTTGTATATCAACGGCGAACTGCAAGGAGCGATCGAGAACTGGGACCTGACCTTCGGCTGGGATCCGTCGCAGGTGTTACTCGTTCTGGGTGCATCTTACGTCGGATACATGGACGACCTGGGCGTATTCAACCGCGTTCTGGACCAGGACGAAGTGAAGCAGCTCTACAGCCTGAAAAACGGCATCCGAGATCTGCATCCGCCAGCGACAAAGTGA